One part of the Salmo salar chromosome ssa28, Ssal_v3.1, whole genome shotgun sequence genome encodes these proteins:
- the LOC106589862 gene encoding transmembrane protein 100 — MAHLFLASKISIPDDSINKSAPKVPKSAMKMPTSTSEKVITEKSNNNNHNQKDRSVVVTTVPLINEVQLTAATGGAEMSCYRCTVPFGVVVLIAGIVVTAVAYTFNSHGSTISVLGLVLLSAGLALLGSSAVCWRVRLGRKKDRRRESQTALMANHGLCVV, encoded by the coding sequence ATGGCCCACCTTTTCCTAGCCAGCAAAATCTCTATTCCAGATGACTCTATCAATAAAAGTGCACCGAAAGTCCCCAAAAGCGCCATGAAAATGCCCACATCTACCTCTGAGAAAGTCATTACAGAGAaatccaacaacaacaaccacaaccagaAGGACCGTAGCGTTGTTGTGACGACCGTCCCGTTAATCAACGAGGTGCAGCTGACGGCGGCCACCGGCGGGGCAGAGATGTCGTGCTACCGGTGCACCGTGCCATTTGGCGTGGTGGTCCTTATCGCCGGTATTGTGGTAACGGCCGTGGCATACACGTTCAACTCCCACGGCTCCACCATCTCGGTGCTGGGGCTGGTTCTGCTGTCGGCTGGCCTAGCCCTCCTGGGGTCCAGTGCTGTCTGCTGGAGGGTCCGGCTGGGGAGGAAGAAGGACCGGAGGAGGGAGAGTCAGACGGCCCTCATGGCCAACCATGGACTCTGCGTGGTCTGA